In a single window of the Acetivibrio clariflavus DSM 19732 genome:
- a CDS encoding DUF4397 domain-containing protein encodes MYTDFYGYPYNLYPRQPIIPSYIRLLHAVPNAPAVDIYANGSPIARNLSYRQFTEYLALPGASYNITVFPAGQTVNPILSTVINIPGGSIFTIAAVGIPSSITLLRIEEPRINIPAGNLMLRFVNLSPNAPAVDVEIQGGNIIFGNVTYTGITQYIPFNPGTYTFNLKISGTGQRILYVPNILLESGRFYTIYAIGVVAGTPPLQVLIPLDGNTYIR; translated from the coding sequence ATGTATACCGATTTTTATGGTTATCCATACAACCTTTACCCCAGGCAGCCAATAATACCTTCGTACATCCGACTTCTGCATGCTGTACCGAATGCTCCGGCCGTCGATATATATGCAAATGGAAGCCCCATTGCAAGAAATCTGAGTTATAGGCAATTTACCGAATATTTGGCACTTCCCGGCGCAAGCTACAATATAACCGTCTTCCCCGCAGGTCAAACAGTCAATCCAATCCTAAGTACAGTAATTAACATACCTGGCGGGTCAATATTTACCATAGCGGCCGTAGGTATACCCTCAAGCATTACCTTACTTCGGATAGAAGAACCCCGCATAAACATTCCCGCCGGTAACCTAATGCTAAGGTTTGTAAATCTTTCCCCCAACGCACCTGCTGTTGATGTAGAGATACAGGGCGGGAATATAATATTTGGCAATGTAACATATACAGGAATAACTCAATATATACCTTTTAATCCGGGAACATATACTTTTAACCTTAAGATTTCAGGTACAGGTCAAAGAATTCTATATGTTCCAAACATTCTATTGGAATCCGGAAGGTTTTACACCATATATGCCATAGGTGTTGTTGCAGGAACTCCTCCTCTTCAAGTGCTTATACCCTTAGACGGCAACACCTATATCCGGTAG
- a CDS encoding SPL family radical SAM protein — MEFIDAKTIVSGYSENNPWFGINYNMNIYKGCCHGCIYCDSRSECYGVDDFDRVRAKKNALAIIERELKSKRKKGVVGTGAMSDPYNPLEREYKLTRGALELINRYGYGAAIATKSDLILRDIDILKEISRYSPVLIKITITTADDLLCSKIEPNVSLSSDRFRTIKKLSGEGIFAGILLMPVLPFIDDTDDNIIKIIELASQNGAKFIYPAFGVTLRQNQREWYYSKLDELFPSLKEKYIKSYGNSYECRSLRSKELWDLFKNKCNECGILYKMNDIVKGYKDPYINEQISLF, encoded by the coding sequence ATGGAATTCATTGATGCAAAAACAATAGTATCCGGGTATTCAGAAAACAATCCCTGGTTCGGGATTAATTACAATATGAATATCTATAAGGGTTGTTGCCACGGCTGCATTTACTGTGACAGCAGGAGTGAGTGCTATGGAGTGGATGATTTTGACAGGGTGAGAGCAAAGAAAAACGCTCTTGCCATAATTGAGCGAGAGCTTAAATCAAAGCGAAAAAAGGGTGTTGTCGGAACCGGTGCTATGAGCGATCCTTACAACCCTCTCGAGAGAGAATATAAGCTTACAAGAGGTGCGTTGGAACTGATAAATCGGTACGGTTACGGTGCTGCAATTGCTACAAAAAGTGATTTGATATTGAGGGATATTGATATTTTAAAAGAGATATCGAGGTATTCTCCGGTGCTAATAAAAATAACTATTACAACTGCCGATGACCTTTTATGCAGCAAAATTGAACCTAATGTATCCCTTTCCTCCGATAGGTTTAGAACAATAAAGAAGCTTTCCGGCGAAGGGATATTTGCAGGTATCTTGTTAATGCCTGTACTTCCTTTTATTGATGATACGGATGACAATATAATAAAGATTATAGAGCTCGCAAGTCAAAATGGGGCAAAATTTATCTATCCGGCCTTTGGCGTGACTTTACGGCAGAATCAAAGGGAATGGTATTATAGCAAACTGGACGAGCTTTTTCCGTCACTGAAAGAAAAATATATAAAAAGCTACGGAAATTCCTATGAATGCCGTTCTTTAAGGTCAAAAGAATTGTGGGATTTGTTTAAAAATAAATGCAATGAATGCGGTATACTTTACAAAATGAATGACATAGTTAAAGGATACAAGGACCCGTATATAAATGAGCAGATTTCACTATTTTGA
- a CDS encoding ABC transporter substrate-binding protein — MNRFITILRRKKRLIKNLHFIKRAGAIGISVLMLSLSLVGCEHNEQLPVSNQETSAHVLTSKVSEEIKTEELKGEFMFWHFDINEGIKLARAFEAKHPGVKINVQTNKEPYEHYSFPFGFYENYPDVCAAEIGYVKRLVNIPDALEDLSLPPYNAEELTGKMVPYTVDVGRSDDGKIKALTNSAIPGGIGYKRDIARKYFGTDDPDVIAEMLSSTEKIIDTAKKLRERSEGKVKLVPGHNELMIIYLAGRSEGWIKEGKLNIDPKMLEYIDLQKQLRDMGQDGGLEAWTPSWQKAVADDSYFMFAIPTWGIPYIIEIYDTVNKDTGRWGIAKPTYPYFWGGTWYGITKKSTPEKKKLAWEFIKFICTDTELLESIANSPGAFINNTEMIEKLSKDAGFINKTINQNLYEVFKSELSKVNGKLVQRYDTSFENMFVDFVLSYLTGNMSKEEALNYFKESVKEDFKDIVVE, encoded by the coding sequence ATGAATAGGTTTATAACAATATTGAGAAGAAAGAAGAGATTAATAAAGAACCTTCATTTCATTAAAAGAGCCGGAGCTATAGGAATTAGTGTTCTTATGCTTTCTTTATCACTTGTTGGCTGTGAGCATAATGAACAATTACCGGTATCCAATCAGGAAACTTCTGCACATGTCTTAACTTCAAAAGTGAGTGAGGAAATCAAGACTGAGGAATTAAAGGGAGAATTTATGTTCTGGCACTTTGATATAAATGAAGGTATAAAACTTGCAAGGGCATTTGAAGCAAAACATCCGGGAGTAAAAATTAATGTGCAAACTAACAAAGAACCATATGAGCATTATTCATTCCCGTTTGGATTTTATGAAAATTATCCGGATGTTTGTGCTGCAGAAATTGGATATGTCAAAAGGTTAGTGAACATACCGGATGCGCTTGAAGACCTATCTTTACCTCCCTACAATGCAGAAGAGTTGACAGGCAAAATGGTACCCTACACTGTGGATGTTGGAAGAAGCGATGATGGAAAAATTAAAGCATTGACAAATAGTGCAATACCCGGTGGTATAGGATATAAGAGGGATATTGCCAGAAAGTATTTTGGAACTGATGATCCTGATGTCATAGCAGAAATGCTCTCTTCAACTGAAAAAATAATTGATACGGCCAAAAAGCTAAGAGAAAGAAGCGAGGGAAAAGTAAAGCTTGTTCCAGGACATAATGAATTAATGATAATATATTTGGCCGGACGTAGCGAAGGATGGATAAAAGAAGGCAAATTAAATATCGATCCAAAAATGTTAGAGTATATTGACTTGCAAAAACAACTTAGAGATATGGGTCAGGATGGTGGTTTGGAGGCTTGGACACCAAGTTGGCAAAAGGCTGTTGCCGATGATAGTTATTTCATGTTTGCTATTCCTACATGGGGTATCCCTTACATAATCGAGATATACGATACAGTTAACAAAGATACCGGTAGATGGGGGATAGCAAAGCCTACTTATCCCTACTTTTGGGGTGGTACATGGTATGGTATCACCAAAAAATCTACCCCTGAGAAGAAGAAACTTGCATGGGAATTTATTAAATTTATATGTACAGATACGGAACTTCTTGAATCAATTGCTAATTCTCCTGGAGCATTTATTAATAACACGGAAATGATTGAAAAGCTGTCAAAGGATGCTGGTTTTATAAACAAGACTATTAATCAGAATCTGTATGAAGTGTTTAAATCGGAACTTTCGAAGGTTAATGGAAAGTTGGTTCAGAGATATGACACATCTTTTGAAAATATGTTTGTAGATTTTGTGTTAAGTTATTTAACCGGAAATATGTCAAAAGAAGAAGCGCTTAATTATTTTAAAGAAAGTGTAAAGGAAGATTTCAAGGATATTGTTGTTGAATAA
- a CDS encoding ClbS/DfsB family four-helix bundle protein, protein MQGYENKKALICEIEKTAELFINEFVNVEEADKDKLIDGVDRTPAQMIAYQLGWIDLVMGWDRAEAEGKTVVTPCEGYKWNNLGALYQSFYDKFSSYSLTELQDLFKDKVRSFVCWLDGFTEEELFIAGSRKWASSTPSNWPVWKWVHINTVAPFKSFRSKIRKWKKLNAK, encoded by the coding sequence ATGCAGGGATATGAAAACAAGAAAGCTCTGATTTGCGAGATTGAAAAAACGGCGGAACTTTTTATTAATGAGTTTGTGAATGTGGAAGAAGCCGACAAGGACAAGCTTATTGACGGTGTGGATAGAACACCGGCACAGATGATAGCCTATCAGTTAGGATGGATTGATTTAGTTATGGGGTGGGACAGGGCTGAAGCTGAAGGGAAGACGGTTGTTACTCCCTGTGAAGGCTACAAATGGAATAACTTAGGTGCGCTATACCAAAGCTTCTATGATAAGTTTTCGTCATATTCTCTGACTGAATTGCAAGATTTATTTAAAGATAAAGTCCGCTCTTTTGTCTGCTGGCTTGACGGTTTTACAGAGGAGGAGCTTTTCATAGCAGGCAGCCGTAAATGGGCATCTTCTACACCATCCAATTGGCCGGTTTGGAAATGGGTACATATTAACACGGTTGCTCCGTTTAAGTCCTTTCGCAGCAAGATTAGAAAGTGGAAAAAATTAAATGCGAAGTGA
- a CDS encoding helix-turn-helix transcriptional regulator, giving the protein MQESRLFKIVYYLLNKGQASASEMAERFEVSVRTIYRDIDTLSSAGIPIYAKTGRNGGIRFMNGFVLDKILLSEQEKQKILSALQSITALNGGNEKDILEKLKALFQVNSENWIEVDLSRWGEKKRDNEKFELLKSAIINHRCVRIIYANTYKEPGQRTVQPLKLLFKARDWYLKAYCLEKMDFRIFKLNRILQLELLNEYFSPISYPEQKIEESQKYTPVTLRFPKEMAYRVYDEFDIEHIKTDAEGNLTVTAHMPEDAWLVGFLLSFGTKVEIIEPVRLKGIVAKVAKEIYEKNKT; this is encoded by the coding sequence ATGCAGGAGAGCAGGTTGTTCAAAATTGTGTATTATTTGCTGAACAAGGGACAGGCCAGCGCTTCCGAGATGGCGGAACGGTTTGAAGTATCTGTTAGGACAATTTACAGGGATATTGACACATTAAGTAGTGCAGGCATTCCTATATATGCGAAAACCGGCAGGAATGGCGGAATCCGATTTATGAATGGTTTTGTTCTTGATAAAATACTGTTGTCCGAACAGGAGAAACAGAAAATACTGTCTGCACTGCAGAGTATAACAGCTCTTAATGGTGGTAATGAAAAAGATATACTGGAAAAATTAAAGGCACTTTTTCAAGTTAATTCGGAGAACTGGATTGAGGTGGATTTGTCCCGATGGGGAGAAAAGAAGAGGGATAATGAAAAGTTTGAACTTTTAAAATCTGCAATTATTAACCATAGATGTGTAAGGATTATTTATGCAAATACTTATAAAGAGCCTGGGCAAAGAACCGTACAGCCGCTTAAGCTGCTTTTTAAGGCGAGGGATTGGTATTTGAAAGCCTATTGCCTTGAAAAAATGGACTTTAGGATTTTTAAGCTAAATCGTATTCTGCAATTGGAGCTGTTAAATGAATACTTTTCTCCCATTTCTTATCCGGAACAAAAAATTGAGGAATCGCAAAAATACACTCCAGTAACGCTTCGTTTTCCTAAAGAGATGGCTTACCGCGTGTACGATGAATTTGACATTGAGCATATCAAGACTGATGCAGAGGGAAATTTGACAGTTACAGCTCATATGCCTGAAGATGCTTGGCTTGTCGGATTTCTGCTTTCCTTCGGAACCAAGGTAGAAATTATTGAACCTGTGCGTTTAAAAGGAATTGTTGCAAAAGTGGCAAAAGAGATTTATGAAAAGAACAAAACTTGA
- a CDS encoding slipin family protein, with product MKVIIKNDERGLLFKDGNYVKCLKPGKYFFSPFAKYSVVAADVNKPFDCAGKNINLFLEDKELLEELTVIDVQDNEIAIHFEDGKLVDVLNSGKYAFWNVLKKHDFIIVNITDPEIRPDIDISIYSSPKLAAFVECFEVSNHEKGILYYNNVIQKTLEPGRYFFWKSPIRVTVKNVDLRQQQLDMTGQEVMTEDKITLRLNFVCHYKIVDPLKTVGIKSFEEQLYIILQLILREYVGSLKLDDLLLKKQEIGSFVLDRLKEKGESFGVEFLFAGVKDVILPGDIKEILNTVLIAEKKAQANVITRREEIASTRSLLNTAKLMEENKTLYRLKELEFLEKICEKIGNISLSGGGSLLEQLNALLSNSMGDKKCKA from the coding sequence ATGAAGGTAATAATCAAAAACGATGAAAGAGGATTGTTATTTAAGGACGGCAACTATGTAAAATGTCTAAAACCCGGAAAATACTTTTTTAGCCCGTTTGCCAAATACAGCGTTGTTGCTGCTGATGTAAACAAACCCTTTGACTGTGCCGGTAAAAATATAAACCTGTTTCTTGAGGACAAAGAATTGTTGGAAGAGCTTACTGTGATTGATGTGCAGGATAATGAAATTGCCATTCATTTTGAAGACGGAAAACTCGTGGACGTACTTAATTCCGGTAAATATGCCTTTTGGAATGTACTTAAAAAGCACGATTTCATAATAGTTAACATTACTGATCCTGAAATAAGACCGGATATTGATATTTCTATATATAGCAGTCCAAAACTTGCGGCCTTTGTAGAATGCTTTGAAGTGAGCAATCATGAGAAAGGAATTCTGTATTACAACAATGTTATACAGAAAACTTTAGAACCTGGGAGGTATTTCTTCTGGAAAAGTCCTATACGTGTCACCGTAAAAAATGTGGATTTGAGGCAGCAGCAGTTGGATATGACCGGTCAGGAGGTTATGACTGAAGACAAAATCACATTGAGATTAAATTTTGTTTGTCATTACAAGATAGTTGATCCTTTGAAAACAGTTGGTATAAAATCCTTTGAGGAACAACTGTATATAATATTGCAGTTAATTTTGAGGGAATATGTGGGTAGTCTAAAACTCGATGACCTTCTTCTGAAAAAGCAGGAGATAGGCAGCTTTGTTCTTGATAGATTAAAGGAGAAAGGCGAAAGTTTCGGTGTGGAATTTTTGTTCGCCGGAGTCAAGGATGTTATACTGCCCGGAGATATAAAGGAAATTCTAAACACTGTTCTGATCGCTGAAAAGAAGGCACAGGCCAATGTCATAACCAGAAGGGAAGAGATTGCCTCAACAAGAAGCCTGTTGAATACTGCAAAGCTTATGGAGGAGAATAAAACTCTTTACAGGCTTAAAGAGCTTGAGTTCCTTGAAAAGATCTGTGAAAAGATTGGCAATATTTCATTGAGTGGCGGTGGCAGTCTGCTTGAGCAGTTGAATGCCTTACTTTCCAACAGTATGGGTGATAAAAAATGCAAGGCATGA
- a CDS encoding BlaI/MecI/CopY family transcriptional regulator, with product MKSNFKRLPDSELQIMLIIWNSKEPVTRAYIEERLEDKKLAPTTILSFLSRLEQKGFVKVERIGKNNYYSPLIDEESYIKNEAKTVLDKLYKSSIKKFVAALYDGKELDNKELLELRDFLDQKIKQGDK from the coding sequence GTGAAAAGCAATTTCAAAAGATTACCCGATTCAGAATTGCAAATAATGTTAATTATTTGGAATTCAAAGGAACCTGTCACCCGGGCCTACATAGAAGAAAGGTTGGAGGATAAGAAGCTTGCTCCGACAACAATATTGTCCTTTTTATCAAGATTGGAGCAAAAGGGCTTTGTCAAGGTGGAGCGAATCGGAAAAAACAATTACTATTCCCCGCTAATAGATGAGGAATCGTACATCAAAAATGAGGCGAAAACCGTTTTGGACAAATTATATAAAAGTTCAATCAAAAAGTTTGTTGCAGCACTTTATGACGGTAAAGAACTGGATAATAAGGAACTGCTTGAATTAAGAGATTTTTTGGACCAAAAGATTAAGCAGGGGGACAAATAA
- a CDS encoding M56 family metallopeptidase produces MELFINNLILLSVTSSIFIVLTHLVYSLSKDRYTAKWKYYIWLILAIRLLIPLDISIKSLSLNVPTFQGSISKDEVSINENLSNESLNHPLGNLTSMPDSNLKNTSNQTFENTTHKEEISKTEKTKVVKTLTPHQIAFIIWLSGILAFMGIDIIKYCIFKRKLTRWSLSIKNGQYNEVLSDSLNKMKINNTVNLYVSKAVYTPMLAGIIKPSIYIPHENYSLEELEIIIKHELIHYKRHDLLYKLLLMLVKDVHWFNPFVHFMAVEANKDLELICDEEVVKNKDFEYRERYSKLLLDSASAAKSQVHLATGIFGGVKTIKRRFVNILNVRQYKKGYKFTAGIALLLIISNLFVSCGEKVGISPQP; encoded by the coding sequence ATGGAATTGTTTATTAATAACCTCATATTGTTATCGGTTACAAGCTCGATATTTATTGTTCTTACCCATCTGGTTTACAGTCTTTCAAAAGACCGATACACCGCAAAGTGGAAATACTATATTTGGCTGATTTTAGCAATAAGGCTGTTGATTCCTTTGGATATCTCCATAAAATCACTGTCACTCAATGTACCGACTTTTCAAGGCAGTATCAGCAAAGATGAAGTTTCTATAAACGAAAATCTCTCGAACGAAAGCTTGAATCATCCTTTGGGCAATTTGACAAGCATGCCGGACAGCAATCTTAAAAACACATCAAACCAGACCTTTGAAAATACCACACACAAAGAAGAAATATCAAAGACCGAAAAAACAAAGGTTGTAAAAACCTTGACCCCACACCAAATAGCTTTTATTATATGGCTATCGGGTATATTAGCCTTCATGGGAATTGACATAATTAAATACTGCATATTTAAGCGAAAGCTTACAAGATGGAGTCTATCAATTAAAAATGGGCAATATAATGAAGTTCTCTCGGACAGTCTAAATAAAATGAAAATAAATAACACAGTTAACCTGTACGTATCTAAAGCAGTATACACTCCAATGCTTGCAGGTATAATCAAACCGTCAATATATATTCCCCATGAAAACTACAGCCTGGAAGAACTTGAAATAATTATCAAACATGAGCTGATTCACTATAAAAGACATGATTTATTATATAAATTGCTGCTCATGCTTGTAAAAGACGTCCATTGGTTTAACCCCTTTGTACACTTTATGGCTGTTGAAGCAAACAAAGACTTAGAGCTCATATGTGACGAGGAAGTGGTTAAAAACAAGGATTTCGAGTATAGGGAAAGATATTCAAAGCTCCTGCTTGACTCAGCCAGTGCGGCAAAAAGCCAAGTACATCTTGCAACCGGCATATTTGGCGGTGTAAAAACAATAAAAAGAAGATTTGTAAATATTCTAAATGTAAGACAGTACAAAAAAGGATATAAATTTACAGCGGGCATTGCTCTGTTGCTAATAATCTCCAATTTATTCGTTTCCTGCGGTGAAAAGGTCGGAATATCACCCCAACCGTGA
- a CDS encoding copper amine oxidase N-terminal domain-containing protein yields the protein MSSRKFLSILVTGLLAAMFVGVIMPSKVLAETSGKTVVLQVNSTTAIVNGKSVTLDVAPYIDESSGRTLVPLRFISESLGYIVEWDDEEKAVRICNKIDMNSIDSSEGSVEYFRSWSTYKYIKLTIGNNVAETCDDYIIGEYVYIEKEPLDQAPVIKDGRTMLPVRFISEQMGLNVEWDSKTQKITISSKGEGYVPEPIEAALEKVASKVFEFDAIYLNSKQPDEYSIYVRTDGFEYYIGLSVKRTYDSTIFYEQVLRGDIIGLKGDTACFAYSLTQQEEQEYRYDGTIKVTEEGFIVSYTNEQGEKCSITFPNK from the coding sequence ATGAGTTCAAGAAAGTTTTTGAGTATATTGGTGACAGGTTTGCTAGCAGCAATGTTTGTTGGTGTAATAATGCCAAGTAAAGTGTTGGCGGAAACTTCAGGAAAAACTGTTGTTCTGCAGGTGAATAGTACTACTGCCATAGTTAATGGTAAAAGTGTAACATTGGATGTTGCTCCTTATATTGATGAAAGCAGTGGCAGAACATTGGTGCCTTTGAGATTTATATCGGAATCTTTGGGATATATAGTTGAATGGGATGACGAAGAAAAAGCCGTTAGAATTTGCAATAAGATTGATATGAATTCAATAGATAGCTCAGAAGGTTCAGTAGAATATTTCAGATCATGGAGTACATATAAATATATAAAATTGACAATAGGCAATAATGTTGCCGAGACTTGTGACGATTATATAATAGGAGAATATGTTTATATTGAAAAAGAACCTTTAGATCAGGCACCGGTAATTAAAGATGGAAGAACAATGCTTCCAGTAAGATTTATTTCAGAACAAATGGGTTTAAATGTAGAATGGGATAGCAAAACCCAAAAAATAACAATCTCATCAAAAGGAGAAGGGTATGTTCCAGAGCCCATTGAGGCTGCACTCGAAAAAGTTGCAAGTAAGGTTTTTGAATTTGACGCCATTTATTTGAATTCCAAACAACCCGATGAATATTCAATTTATGTCCGCACTGACGGCTTTGAGTATTACATAGGTTTAAGCGTTAAAAGAACTTACGATTCAACTATATTTTATGAACAGGTATTACGTGGAGATATTATTGGATTAAAAGGTGATACAGCATGCTTTGCTTATTCATTGACTCAACAGGAAGAGCAAGAATATAGATATGATGGAACAATAAAGGTTACGGAAGAAGGCTTTATTGTTAGCTATACAAATGAACAGGGAGAAAAGTGTTCTATTACATTTCCAAATAAGTAG